A single Sulfurimonas aquatica DNA region contains:
- a CDS encoding heavy-metal-associated domain-containing protein, translating into MKQNFEVLNVKCGGCANTLKSSLKENFGEVEVNLEVEPRIITLDVSEDKIPELRVSLKKLGYPMSDEDLTKFEDISTTAKSFVSCAIGKINQE; encoded by the coding sequence ATGAAGCAGAATTTCGAAGTCTTAAACGTAAAGTGTGGCGGATGCGCCAACACTCTCAAAAGCTCCCTAAAAGAGAACTTTGGAGAGGTAGAGGTGAACTTAGAAGTTGAACCTAGGATTATAACGCTAGACGTGAGTGAGGATAAGATTCCAGAGCTTAGAGTGAGTTTGAAAAAACTTGGATATCCAATGAGCGATGAAGATTTAACAAAATTTGAAGATATAAGCACTACCGCCAAAAGCTTTGTATCATGCGCCATTGGTAAAATCAATCAAGAATAG
- the hisS gene encoding histidine--tRNA ligase, producing MIQSLRGMNDILSEDYKRFTYFINTATDVAQKYGFHFIETPLLEETALFKRSVGESSDIVGKEMYQFIDKGENDVCLRPEGTAGVVRAFIQKKLDKAGGTQRYFYHGSMFRYERPQKGRLRQFHQFGVESFGVDSVYEDATMIMMVSDILKRCGIGYRLQLNSLGDQNCMPQYRDSLVTFIESCEDEICEDCKRRKDTNPIRVLDCKNAKCQSLYENAPKLLNSLCESCESDFSKLKKILDDNAIKYEIDTNLVRGLDYYSKTAFEFVSDNIGSQSAIAGGGRYDRLVEFLDGRPTPAVGFAMGIERLMELIVMPESKREGYYLGAMDEEALDMIVGLTHKKRSSHKATCDFKAKNLKNHLKGADKVNAKFCCVIGTNEIKDGTIWVKDLEAKSEKVILLKDF from the coding sequence ATGATTCAGTCACTACGAGGTATGAACGATATTTTAAGTGAGGATTATAAACGTTTCACTTACTTCATAAATACAGCGACGGACGTAGCTCAAAAATATGGTTTTCATTTCATAGAGACGCCTCTTCTAGAAGAGACTGCACTGTTTAAACGCAGCGTTGGAGAATCAAGCGACATTGTTGGAAAAGAGATGTATCAGTTTATTGATAAGGGTGAAAATGACGTTTGCCTTCGTCCCGAGGGAACGGCAGGCGTTGTTCGCGCGTTTATTCAAAAAAAGCTTGATAAAGCGGGTGGAACGCAGCGTTATTTTTACCACGGATCTATGTTTCGTTATGAGAGACCGCAAAAGGGACGTCTAAGACAGTTTCACCAGTTTGGCGTTGAGAGCTTCGGCGTAGATAGCGTTTATGAAGACGCTACCATGATTATGATGGTAAGCGACATTCTCAAACGCTGTGGCATTGGCTACAGACTACAACTCAACTCCCTTGGCGATCAAAACTGTATGCCTCAGTACCGTGACTCTCTAGTCACTTTTATAGAGTCTTGTGAAGATGAGATATGCGAAGATTGTAAACGCCGTAAAGATACCAATCCTATTCGTGTACTTGATTGTAAAAACGCTAAATGTCAATCTCTTTATGAAAACGCGCCAAAACTTTTAAACTCTCTTTGTGAATCTTGTGAGAGTGACTTTAGTAAACTTAAAAAAATCCTTGATGACAATGCAATCAAATATGAAATAGACACAAATTTAGTTCGTGGGCTTGATTACTACTCCAAAACGGCATTTGAGTTTGTAAGTGACAACATAGGGAGTCAGAGTGCCATAGCGGGCGGTGGACGTTATGACAGACTTGTAGAGTTTCTTGATGGTCGTCCTACTCCTGCTGTTGGTTTTGCTATGGGCATAGAGCGTTTAATGGAGCTCATAGTAATGCCAGAGAGTAAACGCGAAGGTTACTACCTTGGTGCTATGGATGAGGAAGCTCTCGATATGATAGTAGGACTCACTCACAAAAAACGAAGCAGTCATAAAGCAACATGTGACTTTAAAGCAAAAAATTTAAAAAACCACCTAAAAGGCGCGGATAAAGTCAATGCAAAATTTTGTTGCGTTATTGGCACAAACGAAATAAAAGATGGTACCATATGGGTCAAAGATTTAGAAGCTAAATCAGAAAAGGTTATATTACTTAAGGACTTTTAA
- a CDS encoding FMN-binding glutamate synthase family protein, whose product MEILQPTWEFFVYSFEFIVLIAIFGLIVLFIYDKYVQRKQSLLINYPVIGRMRYLFEALREPLRQYFADENFYESKDKVDWVYKAAKNLPNYQSFSVNQPFDGDRFIIKHSSSVLNEDQVDEDTEVVFGKDRKYPFVSKTPIIRSAMSDGSLSPEAIRAFSIAGANSDLTVNTGEGSLTSNHLFTLKPDQKNIEYLEVVESTPFAEFAFAIGDTIFNRKIALKWYRNILLNKKTQNTYIYDSESHALYRVNWDAKIEDFPEEVPDSIGNIIFQMSSGLYGVRDKNGKFDELKYQKVMKFCRMTEIKIAQGAKQTGGKLAGAKVTADIAYYRGVPEGENVFSPNRFPYADTTEDLLDFVEKLQKLSDKPVGFKIVISDVVAVEELAEAMVKRKKEGKSIPDFISVDSGEGGSATAPLELMESVGLSTNNALYILDTVLKQYEIRQDIKIIASGKILTPDDVIITLCMGADAVGMARGFMMSGGCIRARMCSGFGSHVCPVGFATQDEKKRASYLVVKQGEKIGNYHNNLIKSMKVVLAVMGKKSIKDLDKSCLTFKNRNGEVFFDIDLYFRQKLHL is encoded by the coding sequence ATGGAAATACTTCAACCTACATGGGAATTTTTTGTATACTCTTTTGAGTTTATCGTTCTAATTGCCATATTTGGACTCATCGTACTTTTTATATATGATAAATACGTACAACGAAAACAATCATTACTTATTAACTATCCAGTAATAGGAAGAATGCGATACCTTTTTGAAGCACTTCGTGAACCACTTAGACAATATTTTGCTGATGAAAATTTTTATGAATCAAAAGATAAGGTTGATTGGGTCTACAAGGCTGCTAAAAATCTTCCAAACTATCAATCATTTTCGGTAAATCAGCCATTTGATGGAGATAGATTTATTATTAAACACTCATCTAGTGTTTTAAATGAAGATCAAGTTGATGAGGATACTGAAGTTGTTTTTGGTAAAGATAGAAAATACCCTTTTGTTTCGAAAACTCCTATTATTCGCTCTGCTATGAGTGATGGATCATTAAGTCCAGAAGCAATTCGCGCCTTTAGTATAGCTGGGGCGAATTCTGATTTAACAGTAAATACTGGCGAGGGATCACTAACTTCAAATCATCTTTTTACACTAAAGCCAGATCAAAAAAATATAGAATACTTAGAGGTTGTAGAGAGTACTCCTTTTGCAGAGTTTGCTTTTGCAATTGGAGACACTATTTTCAATAGAAAAATTGCATTAAAATGGTATAGAAACATACTACTTAACAAAAAAACTCAAAACACTTACATATATGACTCAGAGTCACATGCTCTGTATCGTGTTAATTGGGATGCAAAAATTGAAGATTTTCCAGAAGAAGTACCTGATAGTATAGGAAATATAATATTTCAAATGAGTTCTGGTCTCTATGGCGTTAGAGATAAGAATGGTAAATTTGATGAACTTAAATATCAAAAAGTAATGAAGTTTTGTCGAATGACAGAGATAAAAATTGCTCAAGGTGCAAAACAAACAGGTGGAAAGTTAGCAGGTGCTAAAGTTACGGCAGATATTGCCTACTATAGAGGTGTTCCCGAAGGAGAAAATGTTTTTTCACCAAATCGTTTCCCTTATGCTGACACAACAGAAGATCTTCTTGATTTTGTTGAAAAATTACAAAAACTCTCAGATAAACCAGTTGGATTTAAAATAGTTATATCTGATGTAGTTGCTGTAGAAGAGTTGGCTGAAGCCATGGTTAAACGCAAGAAAGAAGGAAAAAGCATTCCAGATTTCATTAGTGTGGATAGTGGTGAAGGCGGAAGTGCTACAGCACCACTTGAACTTATGGAGTCTGTAGGTCTCAGTACAAATAACGCTTTATACATACTTGACACAGTATTAAAACAGTATGAAATTCGTCAGGATATAAAAATAATCGCAAGTGGAAAGATTTTAACGCCTGATGATGTAATAATTACTCTCTGTATGGGAGCAGATGCCGTTGGTATGGCACGTGGATTTATGATGAGTGGTGGTTGTATTCGCGCTCGTATGTGCTCTGGGTTTGGCTCTCATGTTTGTCCAGTTGGTTTTGCTACGCAAGACGAAAAAAAGCGCGCGTCGTACCTAGTTGTAAAACAGGGAGAAAAAATTGGAAACTATCACAACAACTTAATTAAGAGCATGAAGGTAGTTTTAGCTGTTATGGGTAAAAAAAGTATTAAAGACTTAGACAAAAGTTGTCTAACATTTAAAAATAGAAATGGCGAAGTATTTTTTGATATAGATTTATACTTCCGTCAAAAACTTCATTTATAG
- the speA gene encoding biosynthetic arginine decarboxylase: MKKYGIDIWSNNNFKIKGGEVVLNYKSEPSLLEITESIRAEDIRGPILLRFPHLIKKQINNLYTCFGNAIKDNNYEGSFNAVFPLKVNQFPSTLDAIVSEGKEFNYGLEAGSKAELILAMSKSSIGSNITVNGFKDKEMITLSFISAQIGHNITITIEGLGELETIIEVAQESKLKIPNIGIRVRLHSTGSGTWAKSGGMDAKFGLTSTEILEATRLLKEANLLENFTMIHFHIGSQIGDIAPLKKALREAGNIYAELKVLGSSALKNINIGGGLAVKYDQDSSSKMHNYSIEEFSNSVVFLIKEVMNAKSVEHPNIYTESGRYIVASHTVLITPVLELFSQDYQEKLLNFKQVNPPLVQELRELHRLINPTNCVEYLHDALDHIESLLTLFGLGYIDLQDRSNAEILVHNIIKKSLYMNSTLNIHEFEQLQVNLQERYLINASIFQSLPDYWGLKQHFPVMPLHNLDKEAIRAASLWDITCDSDGEIGFNPDKPLYLHDIDLDEEDYFLGFFNVGAYQEALGMEHNLFTRPSEYTIDINDNGYEILRSKESKDILEILNAIGYDENEILNKLKHDLSSSDFITEKEKSDTLLKLETLIKQNGYLRTTN; this comes from the coding sequence TTGAAAAAATATGGTATTGACATTTGGTCAAATAATAACTTTAAAATAAAAGGAGGAGAAGTTGTACTTAACTATAAGTCAGAGCCTTCTCTTTTAGAAATAACAGAATCAATCCGAGCAGAAGACATTCGAGGCCCTATTCTTCTCAGGTTTCCACACTTAATAAAAAAACAGATTAATAACTTATATACTTGCTTTGGAAATGCCATTAAAGACAATAACTATGAGGGTTCTTTTAATGCTGTTTTTCCACTTAAGGTAAATCAATTTCCATCAACTCTTGATGCAATAGTCTCAGAAGGTAAAGAGTTCAACTACGGTTTAGAGGCTGGTAGCAAGGCGGAACTTATCCTTGCAATGAGTAAAAGTAGCATTGGCTCAAACATTACAGTAAATGGTTTTAAAGATAAAGAGATGATTACATTAAGTTTCATATCTGCGCAAATTGGACATAACATCACAATTACCATTGAAGGATTAGGCGAATTAGAGACTATTATAGAAGTTGCCCAAGAGTCTAAGTTAAAAATTCCAAATATTGGAATTAGGGTAAGACTTCATAGCACTGGATCGGGTACATGGGCTAAAAGTGGCGGGATGGATGCTAAATTTGGTCTTACGTCTACAGAAATTCTTGAAGCAACGCGACTACTTAAAGAGGCGAATCTTTTAGAAAACTTCACTATGATTCACTTCCACATAGGCTCTCAGATAGGTGATATCGCGCCTCTAAAAAAAGCGCTACGAGAAGCTGGTAACATATATGCGGAACTAAAAGTACTTGGATCGTCCGCTCTTAAAAATATAAATATTGGCGGTGGCTTAGCGGTAAAGTATGACCAAGATTCCAGCTCAAAGATGCATAACTACTCAATAGAAGAGTTCTCAAACAGTGTGGTTTTCCTAATCAAAGAGGTCATGAATGCAAAGAGTGTTGAGCACCCAAATATTTATACAGAATCTGGAAGATATATAGTCGCATCCCATACCGTACTTATCACTCCCGTACTAGAACTATTTTCTCAAGACTATCAAGAAAAACTACTTAACTTTAAGCAGGTTAACCCTCCTCTAGTCCAAGAGTTAAGAGAATTGCATAGACTTATAAATCCAACAAACTGTGTTGAGTACCTTCATGATGCTCTTGATCATATTGAATCACTTTTAACGCTGTTTGGATTAGGATATATTGACCTTCAAGATAGATCAAACGCTGAAATACTTGTTCATAATATCATCAAAAAATCACTCTATATGAACTCGACTCTAAACATACATGAGTTTGAACAGCTTCAAGTTAATCTACAAGAGAGATATCTTATAAATGCTTCTATTTTTCAAAGTTTACCTGATTACTGGGGCTTAAAGCAGCACTTTCCAGTTATGCCTTTACATAACCTAGATAAGGAGGCCATCCGTGCAGCTTCTCTTTGGGACATTACTTGTGATAGTGATGGTGAGATAGGTTTTAATCCAGATAAACCACTCTATCTTCACGATATTGATCTTGATGAAGAGGATTACTTTTTAGGTTTTTTTAATGTAGGAGCATATCAAGAAGCATTAGGAATGGAACATAACCTATTTACAAGACCAAGTGAGTATACTATTGACATAAATGACAATGGCTATGAAATACTCAGATCTAAAGAGTCAAAAGATATCTTAGAGATTCTTAATGCTATTGGATATGATGAAAATGAAATTTTAAACAAACTTAAGCATGATCTCTCAAGCAGTGACTTTATCACAGAAAAAGAAAAAAGTGATACACTTCTAAAACTAGAAACTTTAATAAAACAAAATGGTTATCTAAGAACCACTAACTAA
- the cysE gene encoding serine O-acetyltransferase, which yields MGIYSEIKEDFSNAYKNDPALNSKIDFLFNYPGVWAIAWYRLANRLHTSNFKRLARMIMGLTQIFTHIDIHPAATIGRRVFIDHGIGVVIGETSIIEDDVVIYQGVTLGGVSLDSGKRHPTIKRGAVIGAGAKILGNIIIGENAKIGANSVVVKAVPDCSTAIGIPAHVIEKGRCQDPLMHNMLPDINKEMFEYLLKRVAILEHVLVEDNKNVLEEDLELENIYESFIKAMKN from the coding sequence ATGGGTATATATTCAGAAATAAAAGAAGATTTTTCCAACGCATACAAAAATGATCCTGCCCTCAACTCTAAAATAGATTTTTTATTCAATTATCCTGGAGTCTGGGCTATTGCATGGTATAGATTAGCAAATAGACTCCATACTTCTAATTTTAAAAGACTTGCCAGAATGATAATGGGGCTAACTCAGATTTTTACTCACATTGATATTCACCCAGCAGCAACTATAGGTAGACGTGTTTTTATCGACCATGGAATAGGTGTAGTTATAGGTGAAACATCAATAATAGAAGATGATGTCGTTATCTACCAGGGTGTTACACTCGGTGGTGTATCACTTGACTCTGGTAAACGCCATCCAACGATTAAAAGAGGTGCTGTCATTGGTGCTGGAGCAAAAATACTTGGTAATATTATAATTGGTGAAAATGCAAAGATAGGTGCTAATTCTGTAGTTGTAAAAGCAGTACCTGACTGCTCTACTGCAATAGGTATTCCTGCTCATGTTATTGAAAAAGGAAGATGTCAAGATCCACTTATGCATAATATGCTTCCAGATATCAATAAAGAGATGTTCGAGTACCTTCTTAAACGTGTTGCTATTTTAGAACATGTTCTTGTTGAAGATAATAAAAATGTACTTGAAGAGGATCTCGAACTCGAAAATATCTACGAATCTTTCATAAAAGCAATGAAAAACTAG
- a CDS encoding pyridoxal phosphate-dependent aminotransferase, with protein sequence MLTDRINTLSESITIAITTLAQELKAEGKDILSFSAGEPDFGTPRVIKDAAIDAINNDFTKYTAVDGIPALKEAVANKLLRDNGLTYAPNQIIVNNGAKHSLFNLFSATIQSGDEVIIPAPYWVTYPELVKYCGGTVVEIETHDASAFKITPEQLKNALTPKTKMLVLTTPSNPTGSVYTKDEITALGKVLEGTDVIVASDEMYEKLIYDGEFTSAASVSDDMYQRTVTINGLSKSVAMTGWRFGYMAAANTELIKATKKLQSQSTSNINSITQMAAIAGLDGKADADIEMMRKEFMIRRDEAVELFNAIDGLSVLKPDGAFYLFVNIKEVSNDSLKFAKDLLAQQEVAVVPGIGFGSEGYFRFSFATDIKSIRTGIKRIEEFVKSLKSA encoded by the coding sequence ATGCTAACTGATCGTATTAATACACTCTCTGAGTCAATAACAATCGCTATAACAACGCTTGCTCAAGAGCTAAAGGCTGAGGGAAAAGATATTCTTAGCTTCTCAGCGGGTGAGCCCGATTTTGGTACTCCTAGAGTTATTAAAGATGCCGCAATTGACGCTATAAATAACGACTTCACAAAATATACAGCAGTTGATGGTATCCCTGCATTAAAAGAAGCAGTAGCAAATAAACTACTACGTGACAATGGTCTAACTTACGCTCCTAATCAAATCATCGTAAATAATGGTGCAAAACACTCTCTTTTTAATCTGTTCTCAGCGACTATTCAAAGCGGTGATGAAGTTATCATTCCTGCGCCATACTGGGTAACCTACCCTGAACTTGTAAAGTACTGCGGTGGAACTGTAGTAGAGATAGAGACTCACGATGCAAGTGCATTTAAAATAACGCCAGAACAGCTTAAAAATGCTCTAACGCCTAAAACTAAAATGCTTGTACTAACAACTCCATCAAATCCAACAGGCTCAGTTTACACAAAAGATGAGATTACAGCCTTAGGTAAAGTTTTAGAAGGTACTGACGTAATAGTTGCAAGTGACGAAATGTATGAGAAGCTTATATATGATGGAGAGTTTACATCTGCAGCCTCTGTTAGTGATGATATGTATCAAAGAACAGTAACTATAAATGGTTTAAGTAAGTCAGTGGCAATGACAGGTTGGCGTTTTGGATATATGGCAGCAGCAAATACTGAACTGATAAAAGCAACTAAAAAGCTTCAATCTCAAAGTACTTCAAATATCAACTCTATAACACAGATGGCAGCTATAGCTGGTCTAGATGGAAAAGCTGATGCAGATATAGAGATGATGAGAAAAGAGTTTATGATAAGACGTGATGAAGCGGTAGAGCTCTTTAATGCTATAGATGGATTAAGTGTTTTAAAGCCAGATGGTGCTTTTTATCTCTTTGTCAATATCAAAGAAGTTAGTAATGATTCTCTTAAATTTGCTAAAGATTTATTAGCACAACAAGAGGTAGCTGTAGTCCCAGGCATTGGTTTTGGAAGTGAAGGTTATTTTAGATTTAGCTTTGCAACTGATATCAAGAGTATAAGAACAGGTATTAAAAGAATAGAAGAGTTTGTTAAGAGTCTAAAGTCAGCATAG
- the lpxD gene encoding UDP-3-O-(3-hydroxymyristoyl)glucosamine N-acyltransferase, with protein sequence MKLSEIATLIGADFSGEDFEVKGMNTLIDASSDELSFVANAKYIKDISTSNAGAIIVDEKTKEFVPDGCSALVVESPYWQMAVVSAKFAPLLEEIDSPKATIGEGSRVSLKAEIANGASIGKNCQILAGVYVGSNVTVGDNTILYPNVTIYRDCKIGNECIIHAGTVIGSDGFGFASNKLGEHKKIYHNGNVVIEDDVEIGSNTSIDRAVFGTTLISRGSRLDNLIHIAHNCVVGEYSVLAGQTGLAGSSKLGRSSVFGAQSGVAGHLEIAPFNTFAARSGVTKSIKESGKVFAGFPFMDHKAWLKIQAKLARLIK encoded by the coding sequence ATGAAACTCAGTGAGATTGCTACACTTATTGGCGCTGACTTTAGTGGTGAGGATTTTGAAGTTAAGGGTATGAATACTCTTATTGACGCCTCATCTGATGAGTTATCATTTGTAGCCAATGCTAAGTATATAAAAGATATCTCTACTTCTAATGCAGGAGCCATCATTGTTGATGAAAAAACCAAGGAGTTTGTTCCTGATGGATGCAGTGCCTTAGTTGTAGAGTCTCCCTACTGGCAGATGGCTGTAGTTTCAGCTAAGTTTGCTCCCTTGCTTGAAGAGATTGACTCACCTAAAGCAACGATAGGTGAAGGAAGCAGAGTTTCTTTAAAAGCTGAAATAGCAAACGGTGCATCTATTGGTAAGAACTGTCAAATCCTTGCTGGCGTTTATGTTGGCTCTAATGTCACTGTTGGTGATAATACAATACTTTATCCTAATGTCACTATCTATAGAGACTGTAAGATTGGGAATGAATGTATTATTCATGCAGGTACGGTTATAGGAAGTGATGGTTTCGGCTTTGCTTCAAATAAGCTTGGCGAGCATAAAAAAATCTATCACAATGGAAACGTTGTAATAGAAGACGATGTTGAAATAGGCTCAAATACCTCTATAGATAGAGCCGTATTTGGAACAACACTTATTTCAAGAGGTTCAAGATTAGATAATTTGATTCATATAGCGCACAACTGCGTTGTAGGTGAATATAGCGTTCTTGCTGGTCAAACAGGACTTGCAGGTTCATCAAAACTAGGAAGAAGTAGTGTTTTTGGTGCACAGTCTGGAGTAGCGGGTCACTTAGAAATTGCTCCTTTTAACACATTCGCAGCAAGATCAGGCGTTACAAAGAGTATTAAAGAGAGTGGAAAAGTTTTTGCAGGATTTCCTTTTATGGATCATAAAGCATGGCTTAAAATTCAGGCTAAATTAGCTAGACTAATCAAATAA
- the ilvN gene encoding acetolactate synthase small subunit — protein MTESSERRVVSVIVVNEASVLSRITNLFSGRGYNITSLTVAPIPDSKYSRLTIVTSGSVRVIEQITKQLHKLIPVLKVYEHADLVEKEMALVKFPITENLSDISALCDAYNGKIVNVGNDMIITMVADEPKRVDHFLETIRRYNPKEIVRSGAVALER, from the coding sequence ATGACTGAAAGTAGTGAAAGAAGAGTAGTTTCAGTTATCGTTGTTAATGAGGCGAGTGTTTTATCTCGTATCACAAACCTTTTCTCTGGACGTGGTTATAATATCACATCTTTAACGGTTGCTCCGATCCCAGATAGTAAGTACTCTCGTTTAACTATCGTAACATCTGGTTCAGTGCGTGTGATAGAACAAATAACAAAGCAACTTCACAAGCTTATACCTGTTCTTAAGGTGTATGAGCATGCAGATTTAGTTGAAAAAGAGATGGCGTTAGTTAAATTTCCTATTACTGAAAATTTAAGTGATATCTCTGCTCTTTGCGATGCTTACAATGGCAAGATAGTCAATGTGGGGAACGACATGATAATCACTATGGTTGCAGACGAGCCTAAGCGCGTTGACCATTTCCTAGAGACTATTAGACGTTATAACCCAAAAGAGATAGTAAGAAGTGGTGCTGTAGCACTGGAGAGATAG
- a CDS encoding acetolactate synthase large subunit, with translation MQISGAQMVIEAFIAEGVDTVFGYPGGAIMNVYDEIYKQDGFKHILNRHEQASIHAAEGYAKASGKVGVAMITSGPGFTNAVTGLADAYMDSVPLVVVSGQVPMSLIGTDGFQEIDAIGISRPCTKHNYLVTDAADLPRILKEAFYIARSGRPGPVHVDIPKDVTAQIAEFDYSTPLQLETYKPHTKGSPRQIKKAMEAIANAKRPIFYLGGGVINSNASYEVREFVKKTGIPAVETLMARGVLSHDDELLVGMLGMHGSYSANMAMSETDLVIGLGARFDDRVTGKLSEFAKNAGVIHVDIDPASISKLVNADYPIVGDLKNVVNDMLAQVDKIDSQKYESWRETINNFAELHPLTYHEDTERIKPQWVIERVGQLLGDDANISTDVGQHQMWAAQFYPFSRPNQWITSGGLGTMGFGFPAAIGVKAACPDKVSINFTGDGSILMNVQELMTAVEKKIPVINIILNNNFLGMVRQWQTLFYDKRHSETDLSVQPDFVKLSEAFGGIGYRVKTKEEFDAALKDAVEKNIVAFIEVIVERFENVMPMVPSGGSLFNMMLLEKKETK, from the coding sequence ATGCAAATTAGTGGTGCACAGATGGTCATAGAAGCATTTATTGCAGAGGGTGTTGATACAGTTTTTGGCTACCCTGGTGGAGCGATAATGAATGTATACGATGAGATATACAAACAAGATGGATTTAAACACATTTTAAACCGTCATGAGCAGGCTTCAATACATGCTGCTGAAGGTTATGCTAAAGCTAGTGGAAAAGTTGGTGTCGCGATGATTACATCAGGACCAGGATTTACAAATGCTGTAACTGGTTTAGCTGATGCCTATATGGATTCTGTTCCCTTAGTAGTTGTCTCTGGTCAAGTTCCAATGAGTCTCATAGGTACTGATGGTTTTCAAGAGATAGATGCTATTGGTATTTCTCGTCCTTGTACAAAGCACAACTACCTTGTAACTGATGCTGCTGATTTACCTCGTATTCTTAAAGAAGCATTTTATATTGCACGTTCTGGACGTCCTGGTCCAGTTCATGTTGATATACCTAAAGATGTTACAGCACAGATTGCTGAATTTGACTATAGTACTCCTCTTCAATTAGAGACTTATAAGCCACATACAAAAGGAAGTCCTCGTCAGATTAAAAAAGCTATGGAAGCTATTGCTAATGCCAAGCGTCCTATTTTTTATCTTGGTGGTGGTGTTATTAACTCTAACGCGTCTTATGAAGTTAGAGAATTTGTCAAAAAAACTGGTATACCAGCAGTTGAAACTTTGATGGCTCGTGGTGTTTTAAGCCATGATGATGAGCTTCTTGTTGGCATGCTTGGTATGCATGGTTCATACTCTGCAAATATGGCTATGAGTGAGACGGATTTAGTTATAGGTCTTGGAGCTAGATTTGACGACCGTGTTACTGGTAAGCTTTCTGAGTTTGCTAAAAATGCAGGCGTAATTCATGTTGATATTGACCCCGCATCTATTTCTAAACTAGTAAATGCTGATTATCCTATTGTTGGCGACTTGAAAAATGTTGTAAACGATATGTTGGCGCAGGTGGATAAAATTGATAGCCAAAAGTATGAGTCTTGGAGAGAGACCATAAATAATTTTGCTGAATTGCATCCTTTAACATATCATGAAGACACTGAGAGAATTAAACCTCAGTGGGTAATTGAGAGAGTAGGGCAACTACTTGGCGATGATGCAAATATCTCTACAGATGTAGGTCAACATCAGATGTGGGCTGCTCAGTTTTATCCATTTTCACGCCCTAATCAATGGATAACTTCTGGTGGACTTGGTACTATGGGTTTTGGTTTTCCAGCAGCTATTGGTGTGAAAGCAGCTTGCCCAGACAAGGTTAGTATCAACTTTACTGGTGATGGTTCAATCCTTATGAATGTTCAAGAGTTGATGACGGCAGTTGAGAAAAAAATACCTGTTATTAATATTATTTTAAATAATAACTTTCTTGGTATGGTTCGTCAGTGGCAAACACTGTTTTATGATAAACGCCACTCAGAGACAGACTTGAGTGTTCAACCAGATTTTGTAAAGCTTTCTGAAGCTTTTGGCGGGATAGGTTATAGAGTTAAGACTAAAGAAGAGTTTGATGCTGCTCTTAAAGATGCAGTTGAGAAGAATATTGTTGCTTTCATAGAAGTTATCGTTGAGAGATTTGAAAATGTTATGCCGATGGTACCATCTGGTGGTAGTCTATTTAATATGATGTTATTAGAGAAAAAGGAGACAAAATAA